One segment of Gemmatimonadota bacterium DNA contains the following:
- a CDS encoding amidohydrolase family protein, whose protein sequence is MTSRLGGSAPRRLGVLLLLGVAAPPLQAQLAVRADTLYTMAGAPIPDGVVLVGKDGKIEAVGPAARVRIPRGVRTLTARIVTPGLVDAHTVVGLAGALNYAHDQDQLETSDPIQPELRAFDAYDARERLVEWVRGFGVTTLHTGHGPGALMSGQTMVVKTRGSSVAEALVDSVTMVAMTLGPDVSDNFRGKSPGTRAKGVAMLRAAFLKGQDYARKRADPDSTKRPARDLRQEAIARVLEGRAAALITAHGMSEILAALRLQREFGFRLVLDGAAESYMLVDEIRAAGVPVILHPSMIRNTGSASSASLETAATLVAAGIPVALQSGFEGYVPKTRVVLFEAAVAAANGLTREQALATITRDAARVIGQDRRVGTLEVGKDGDLALFDGDPFEYTSHVCAVVIEGAVVADRCR, encoded by the coding sequence ATGACCTCGCGACTCGGCGGCTCGGCGCCCCGGCGGCTTGGGGTTCTTCTCCTGCTCGGCGTCGCGGCCCCACCCCTCCAGGCCCAGCTCGCGGTGCGGGCCGACACGCTCTATACCATGGCCGGCGCGCCGATCCCCGACGGCGTGGTCCTGGTGGGGAAGGACGGCAAAATCGAGGCGGTCGGGCCCGCCGCCCGGGTGCGGATTCCCCGCGGGGTACGCACCCTCACGGCGCGGATCGTCACTCCCGGCCTGGTCGATGCGCACACGGTGGTGGGGCTGGCGGGCGCGCTCAACTACGCCCACGACCAGGACCAGCTCGAGACTTCCGACCCGATCCAGCCCGAGCTCCGGGCCTTCGACGCCTATGATGCCCGGGAGCGGCTGGTGGAGTGGGTGCGCGGCTTCGGGGTGACGACGCTGCACACCGGGCACGGGCCCGGCGCGCTCATGAGCGGGCAGACCATGGTGGTGAAGACCCGCGGGTCGAGCGTCGCGGAGGCGCTGGTGGACAGCGTCACGATGGTCGCGATGACCCTGGGCCCCGATGTCTCGGACAACTTCCGCGGCAAGTCGCCCGGCACCCGCGCCAAGGGCGTGGCGATGCTGCGCGCCGCGTTCCTCAAGGGGCAGGACTACGCCCGCAAGCGCGCCGACCCTGACAGCACCAAGCGGCCGGCCCGCGACCTCCGCCAGGAGGCGATCGCCCGGGTGCTCGAGGGCCGGGCCGCCGCGCTCATCACCGCCCACGGCATGAGCGAGATCCTGGCCGCGCTCCGGCTGCAGCGGGAGTTCGGCTTCCGCCTGGTGCTCGACGGCGCCGCCGAGAGCTACATGCTGGTCGACGAGATCCGCGCCGCCGGCGTGCCGGTGATCCTCCACCCCAGCATGATCCGCAACACCGGGTCGGCCAGCAGCGCGAGCCTCGAGACCGCCGCGACGCTGGTGGCCGCCGGGATCCCGGTGGCGCTGCAGAGCGGCTTCGAGGGCTACGTCCCCAAGACCCGCGTGGTGCTGTTCGAGGCGGCGGTGGCCGCCGCCAACGGGCTCACCCGCGAGCAGGCGCTCGCCACCATCACCCGCGACGCCGCCCGCGTCATCGGGCAGGACCGCCGGGTGGGGACGCTCGAGGTGGGGAAGGACGGCGACCTCGCCCTCTTCGACGGCGACCCGTTCGAGTACACCAGCCACGTCTGCGCCGTGGTGATCGAGGGCGCGGTGGTCGCGGATCGCTGCCGGTAG
- a CDS encoding amidohydrolase family protein — translation MPAVRRTCALALLLPLTLAAQERPLALTGARIFPVAGPVIENGTLVVQGGKILAVGAAGRVSIPAGAEVRNVSGRVLIPGLVDTHSHIGDGDAADRSSPTQGEVRILDAIDIHSDNIRRAQAGGITTVNIMPGSGHLMGGQTAYLKLRHGRTINDLLYCDDPLTGICGGFKMANGTNPRGAPPWPGTRGKAASLVRERFVKALDYRRRLELARADTTKRVERDLEMEALVQVLEGKRVVHHHTHRYDDILTVLRLREEFGFRVVLQHVTEGWRVAREIAAAGVPCSIILIDSPGGKLEAMNLSMDNGRILDSAGALVAFHTDDGITDSRFFLRSAAFGVRAGLPRTRALEALTIAGAKMLDLADRVGSLEPGKDADFVLLSGDPFSIYTHVEETWAGGERVFDRGNPADRAYATGAFRLMRDLETHTDDHSDVEGGR, via the coding sequence ATGCCCGCCGTTCGCCGGACCTGCGCCCTCGCCCTCCTGCTGCCCCTCACGCTCGCCGCGCAGGAGCGGCCGCTCGCCCTCACCGGGGCCCGGATCTTCCCCGTGGCCGGCCCGGTCATCGAGAACGGCACCCTGGTGGTGCAGGGCGGGAAGATCCTCGCCGTCGGGGCCGCGGGCCGGGTGAGCATCCCGGCGGGGGCCGAGGTGCGCAACGTCTCCGGCCGGGTGCTGATCCCCGGGCTGGTCGATACCCACAGCCATATCGGCGACGGCGACGCCGCCGACCGCTCCTCGCCCACCCAGGGTGAGGTCCGCATCCTCGACGCGATCGACATCCACAGCGACAACATCCGCCGCGCCCAGGCGGGCGGCATCACCACGGTGAACATCATGCCCGGCTCCGGGCACCTGATGGGCGGGCAGACCGCCTACCTCAAGCTCCGCCACGGCCGCACCATCAACGACCTGCTCTATTGCGACGATCCCCTCACCGGGATCTGCGGCGGGTTCAAGATGGCCAACGGCACCAACCCGCGCGGCGCGCCGCCCTGGCCCGGCACCCGCGGCAAGGCGGCCTCGCTGGTCCGGGAGCGGTTCGTCAAGGCGCTCGACTACCGCCGCCGGCTCGAGCTCGCCAGGGCCGACACGACCAAGCGGGTGGAGCGGGACCTCGAGATGGAGGCGCTGGTCCAGGTGCTGGAGGGGAAGCGGGTGGTGCACCATCACACTCACCGTTACGACGACATCCTCACCGTGCTCCGGCTGCGGGAGGAGTTCGGCTTCCGCGTGGTGCTGCAGCACGTGACGGAAGGGTGGCGCGTGGCCCGCGAGATCGCCGCGGCGGGGGTGCCCTGTTCGATCATCCTGATCGACAGCCCCGGCGGCAAGCTCGAGGCCATGAACCTCAGCATGGACAACGGCCGTATCCTCGACTCGGCGGGCGCCCTGGTGGCCTTCCACACCGACGACGGCATCACCGATTCCCGCTTCTTCCTCCGCTCGGCCGCGTTCGGGGTGCGGGCGGGGCTGCCCCGGACCCGCGCCCTCGAGGCGCTGACCATCGCCGGCGCGAAGATGCTCGACCTGGCCGACCGGGTCGGGAGCCTCGAGCCGGGCAAGGACGCCGACTTCGTGCTCCTCTCCGGCGACCCCTTCAGCATCTACACCCACGTCGAGGAGACCTGGGCGGGTGGGGAGCGGGTCTTCGACCGCGGCAACCCCGCCGACCGCGCCTACGCCACCGGCGCCTTCCGCCTGATGCGCGACCTCGAGACCCACACCGACGACCACAGCGACGTGGAGGGCGGACGATGA